TTGGCTAGTTATTACAACCAAGATGGAGCGCATTCAGCAGTATCAGGTGGTATTGGTTCGGAAAAACTGACGGATGTAACTTCAAATATAGTTGTTGCTATGCCTTTAAATAATGATGATGTATTGACTGTTGATTTAGGGATATCGGCTTATTCATCCGCTTCATCAAGTAATATAAATCCTTTCAATGCTACTGGAGCTTCTGGTGGGAGAGGTGATGATGATCGTCAATCGCAAACTAAAGCCGCTACTGGTCCACAAGGAACTCCTTGGCAAGCTTCATCTGGTGCTTCAAAAAGTGACCAATTAGTAGCTGTAACAGCAAATTATAGTCACAGTAGTGATTCTAGAAATTTTATTTGGAATGCTGATGCATCATTTTCTAATGAATTCGATTATACATCTATGGGATTTGGTGGTGGAATAGCTGCTTTATTTAATGATAAAAACACCGAATTAAATTTAAAAGCAAATGCATATCTGGATCAATGGAGACCTATTTATCCAACAGAACTTCACGAATATGGAAATTACGGTATTAATTTCTTAAACCAAGGATATTTTAGTGGCGTAACTATTTTTAATCAAAATGGAACTCCAACAAATAGTTATTTACCATCCGCATTTCAACCTGTAAGTGGGGTGAACAGAAATTCATATTCGGCTTCCTTTGGTTTGTCTCAGGTAGTGACTAAAAAATTACAATTTTCAATATTTTTTGACGTATTGCAACAACAAGGATTATTGTCAACACCGTATCACCGAATTTATTTTGCCGACAAGGCTAATTATTACATTGGTCAAGCACAGTATATAAATAATTACGAAAGTACCTCTAATGTAGCAGTTTATAAATTAGCTGATGATATAGAGCGATTACCTGATACACGATTTAAACTTCCTTTAGGTGCACGTTTAAACTATTATATTAACGAACGATTTGTGTTACGAACCTACTATCGCTTTTATTCAGATGATTGGAACATAAAGTCGCATACTGCTAGTGTTGAGCTTCCGGTTAAAGTATCTGATAAGTTCACTATTTTCCCAATGTATCGCTATTATACGCAAACAAAATCTAAGTATTACGCCCCATACGAAACGCATTTATCAACCGAAGAATTTTATACCTCTGATCCAGATTTAGCTACTTTCAACTCTAATCAATTTGGTTTTGGAATCAGTTATACCGATATATTTACAGAGGCTAAAATTTGGCAATTAGGACTTAAAAATATTGATTTCAGATTCAATCATTACAAACGAAGTGATGATTTAACCGCAAATATTGCTACCATAGGATTCAAGTTTATTATGCAATAAATGATGAAAATTTTAATAGTTGAAGACGAAGTTGGAATTGCAAATTTTCTAAAACAAGGTTTAGAAGAGGAGGGATATGAGGTTTTGATTGCTCATGATGGTAAAACGGGCTATGAATTGGCTTTAAGCCAAAAATTAAATTTGATTCTTTTAGATTGGATGTTGCCACAAATGACAGGAATAGACGTTTGTCAATCCATCCGAAAAACAGATTTAAAAACGCCTATTATATTTCTTACCGCAAAAGATACCGTTCAAGAAACTATTGAAGGATTGAAAGCTGGTGCAAATGATTACATCAAAAAACCATTCAGTTTTGATGAATTGTTAGAACGTATCAAAATTCATTTCAGAAATGAAAATACAGATACTATTTTAACGCTAGGGAATATAAAAATAAATATCTCTAAGCACCAAGTAACAGTTGAGAGCCAAGAAATCATATTTACCCAAAGAGAATATGAATTGTTAGTTTATCTCATCAAAAACAAAGGAAAAGTTTGTACTAGAAACCAAATTATTGAAGATGTTTGGGACATTCATTTTGAATATGATACGGGTGTAATTGATGTCTTTATGAATGCTATTCGCAAAAAACTGAATCTTAATAAAGATCAAGAACTAATCAAAACCATACGTGGTGTTGGTTACATTGCAAATGATTAAATAAAAATGCAACAACTTTCTTTTAAAAATAGAATCGCATTCAATTACATCCTCACAACAGGATTACTAATTTTTGTTGTCTTTCTTGTCATATATTCTATTGTAAAGTTTACGGTTTACAGTCATATCAATAATGACATTAAAAGTGAAGCCGAAAAACACTTAACGGAAATTGAAATTAAAGGAAATCATATCGGCTTGATTCACGATGAAGAATGGATGGAAAGAGAACATAATACGGTGGCGGTAAATCCTGTCTTTGTTCAATTTTTTGATCTAAATGGTTTAATTGCAGAAAAATCTCCAAATCTAAAAATTCACACCTTAGCTTTTAATTCAAAAATACCCGATTATGAACTTTTTGATACCGAATTAGTTCATAAGTCAATACGCCAAATCCAAATTCCTATATTCCAAAACGGAATTAAAAAAGGCTATTTATCTGTTGCAATGTCATTAGAAGATGCCAAAATGGTACTTCATAATTTGTCTAAAATATTGATGATTGCATACCCATTAATCCTATTAATTCTTTTTGTGATAGCTAGATTAATTGCCGGAAAAAGTATAAAACCAATAAGTTCTATTATTGAAACTTCAAATATTATTACTAAAGATAATCTTAAATCTAGAATTCCATTACCTCAAAATAGAGATGAATTGTATACACTTTCACAGACGATAAACAATTTATTAGACCGAATTGAAAATGCCGTAGAAAGAGAAAAACAATTTACCTCAGATGCTTCACACGAATTAAGAACACCTTTGACAGTACTAAAAGGAACTCTTGAAGTTTTGATTCGAAAACCCAGAACACAATCTGAATACGAAGATAAAATTGTATACAGCATTAAGGAAGTCAACCGATTAAACAATTTAGTAGATCAATTACTACTATTAGCGCGTTTTGAAAATCAGAAACAAAGTTTGAAAATTGAAAAAGTGTATTTGAACGCTTTAATTTTAGACAGTTTAATTCTTTATTCAGGAAAAATAAATGCTAAAAAAATTAATGTCCACCATTCTTTTTCTAAAGACTATATAATTGAGTCCGATAACTATTTGGTTTCAACAATTATTAGTAATATCATTAGTAATGCGATAAAATACTCTAATGAAGAAGGGGAGATTACCATCAAATTAACTAAAAAAGAAGGTCAAACCATATGCTCCATTTCAGATAAAGGAATTGGAATTAAAGCAGATGATTTAGATAAAATTCACCATCCATTTTACCGCTCAAATGCGACAAATCATCCAGAAATCAAAGGAAATGGATTGGGATTATCCATAGTAAAAAGAATAGCTGATTTACTTCAAATAAAATTTGAAATCTCAAGCAATCTTCAAAAAGGAACTACTGTAATCTTAAGATTTAAATAATAAAATCCTAAGTTGTTCTTAAGTTATTTATAGGTTTTTAATTCTATTTTTGTTTAAATAAATATTATTAAAATGCTAGAAAAAATTATAGCTTTCAGCCTAAAAAACAAACTCATTGTTTTACTCTTTACATTGATAGTTTCTGGTTTTGGAATTTTTTCAATAACCCAAATTTCAATTGGAGCAGTGCCAGATGTTACAAATAATCAGGTACAAGTTATTACTACATCTCGCAATCTTTCTACTCAAGATATTGAACAGTTTATTACGTATCCTGTCGAAATTGAAATGGCAAATTTGCCTGGAGTAAAAGAAATTCGGTCTATCTCTAAATTTGGACTTTCCGTTGTAACTATTGTTTTTGAGGATGATTTAGGAACTTATCTTCCTCGACAACTTATTGCTGAAAAAATAAAAGCAGCTTCTGAAAAAATCCCACAAGGTTTTGGAACACCAGAAATGGGGCCAATTACTACAGGATTGGGGGAAATTTACCAATATACTTTAGAAGTTAAACCTGAATTCAAAAACTTATATTCTGTAACCGATTTAAGAACCTTACAAGACTGGGTTGTAAAAAGACAATTATCAGGAATAAAAGGAGTGGTCGAAATTAATACTTGGGGCGGCTATTTGAAACAATATGAAATTGCTATAATTCCTTCTCGATTGAAAGCGATGAATATCACGATGAATGATGTTTTTACTGGTTTGGAAAAAAACAACAGTATTGCTGGAGGAGCTTACATTGAAAAAATTAACCAAAGCTATTTTATTCGTGCTGAAGGGAAAGTAAAATCAATTCAAGACATTGAAAACATTGTCATTAAAAATGCAAATGGATTGCCTGTTTATGTCAAAAACGTAGCGCAAGTTAATTTTGGTCACGCTAATCGTTTTGGAGCAATTACAGGAAATGGCGAAGGTGAAAAAGTACTTGGACAAGTAATGATGCTCAAAGGAGGGAATTCGAAACAAGTTATTAATGACGTAAAAGCTAGAGTTGCAGAAATTCAAAAAAGTCTTCCAAAAGGGGTTTACATTAATGGCTTTTTAGAACGAAGTGAATTAGTTAGCAAAACAACATTTACAGTAGCTGAAAACCTTATTTTAGGCTGTTTAATTGTGATTTTTGTTGTAATTCTACTATTAGGAAACTGGCGTTCGGGATTAGTTGTTGCATCGGTTATTCCGTTGTGTTTGCTTTTTGCTATTTCATTCATGAATATATTGGGTATTGATGCAAATTTGATGAGTTTAGGTGCAATAGATTTTGGTATTATTATCGATGGTGCGGTTATTATTGTTGAATTTATAGCCTTTCAAATTGCACATAAATCGGCTCATTTAGTGAATCTTCCGAAAGAATCTCGTCAAATCGAAATTGATCAAATTACCTACAAAAGTGCTTCAAAAATGATGAATTCAGCGGTTTTTGGGCAACTAATTATTTTAATTGTTTTCATACCAATTCTGTCTTTATCTGGAATTGAAGGTAAAATGTTTAAACCTATGGCAATGACCTTTAGTTTTGCATTATTAGGGGCAATGTTGTTTTGTTTTACTTATGTACCAGTAGTTTCGTCTTTATTTTTAAAACCAAAAGCAGAAGACCCAAATTCATTATCTCATAAACTAATCAGTAAACTCAACGCTATATATTTACCTTCCATCAAATGGGCCTTAAATAATACCAAAAAAGTTTTATATGGTGCTGTAGGCTTATTGATAATGTCAATAGTTGTGTTTTCAACAATGGGAGGGGAATTTATTCCTACACTTGACGAAGGTGATTTTGTGATTCAACCCGTTTTAAAAACAGGAACTTCTTTGACAAAAACAATTGGAACTACTACTAAAATAGAAAAAATTATTCTTAAAAATTTCCCAGAAGTAGAACAAGTTGTCAGTCGTATTGGTGCTGCCGAAGTTCCTACCGATCCAATGTCAATGGAAGAAAGTGACGTAATCGTTAAGTTAAAACCTAAATCGGAATGGGTTTCAGCAACTAGCAAAGATGAATTAGCGGATAAAATAAAAACGGCTATTGAAACTCAAATTCCAAACATGGATATTGAATTTACGCAACCTATCGAAATGCGTTTTAACGAACTCATTTCAGGAACGCGTTCTGATGTTGCAGTAAAGATTTTTGGCGAAGACCTAAATGTTTTAGCTGAAAAAGCAAAAGAAATCAAAGCTGCTATAAAAAATGTTGCTGGAGCTTCGGATATAATTATCGAAAAAACAGAAGGGTTGCCACAAATGGCAGTTTTATATGATCGTTCTAAAATTGCACGATATGGCTTAAATATAGCCGATTTAAATGAAATGATTGCATTAGGTTTTGCTGGAAAAACTGTTGGTAATGTATTTGAAGGAGAAAAAAGATTCGATATGGTAATTCGTTTAGACCAAACGAATCGTAAAGACATCAATGACCTAAAAAATCTCTATATCTCAACTCCTTCAGGCCAACAAATTCCGTTGAGCGAGTTAGCAAGTATTGAATATACTGAAGGACCAGCCAAAATTTCTAGAGATAATACAAACAGACGAATTGTTGTTGGAATTAATGTTAGAAATCGTGATTTACAAAGTGTAGTTGTGGATATTCAAAAAATTGTAGATGCTAAAATCAAACTCCCAGCTGGGTATTATGTGAAATATGGTGGGCAATTTGAAAACTTAGAAAGCGCAAAAGCAAGATTAGCAATAGCAGTACCCATTGCTTTGTTTTTAATATTTGTTCTGTTGTATTTTGCTTTTGGAACAATCAAAGAAGCGCTTATGGTTTATTCTGCCATTCCATTATCTGCGGTAGGAGGTATTTTATTCTTATGGATTAGAGATTTACCTTTTAGCATCTCGGCAGGAGTAGGATTTATTGCGCTATTTGGTATAGCAGTACTAAATGGAATTGTACTTATTGAACATTTCAAAGAACTCAAACATAACGGAATGAAAGATATGGATCAACTAATTTTAAAAGGAACTACAGATCGTTTGCGTCCTGTATTATTAACGGCCGCAGCCGCAGCATTAGGCTTTTTACCAATGGCCATTTCATCATCAGCAGGAGCAGAAGTTCAGCGACCATTAGCAACCGTTGTGATAGGTGGATTGTTTACAGCTACACTTTTAACCATGATTGTTTTGCCTATTTTGTATAAAGTATTTGATAAAAAAGAATTCAAAAAACCAAAATTCAAAATTCATCAAAACAATACGTATCTACTATTATTTTTACTGTCTTCAACACTGCTATTTGCTCAAAATACGAATACTGAATTAGAAACATTAGTATCTAAAGCAACTGCAAATAATAAAGGATTAAAAGCAGCTCAGTTACAAGTTGACAAAACAAAAGCCAATATAAAATCCGCATATACATTTGAGAAAACGAATGTATATTATAGCTATGATCAAAATAATCTAGCGATGAATAATCAACCTTTAAAAGTTTTTGGAGCACAACAGCGTTTTCTGTTTCCTTCGATTTATGGTGCCCAAAAAAAGGTGTATTCATCAGAATATGAAAAAGAAAAAATCAACTTTGAACTTCAAAAAAACAAATTGGCTTTCGGCGTTTCTAATTTGTATTACCATATTGTTTATTTGCAAAATCAGGAAAAAAGGTATCAATATTTAGATAGTTTGTACCAAAATTTCTCTAAAGCTAGTGATAGAAAATTTGAATTAGGAGAAACTAATTATTTAGAAAAAATTACGGCTCAAGCCAAATTTAGAAAAATTAGAACCCTGCTTTTACAAATTAGAAATGATAAAAAAGCGCAGTTTGAAATGTTAGCTTTATTAGTACAAACTGACGATAAAATTGATATTAAAAATAGCACTATAGAACCCTTAAGTACTTTGAGTGATAGTACTAGTTCACTAACTCATAAAGCTTATTTAGAGAATATTACAAAAAATTATAAAAATCAATTAGAGTTACAAAAAAAACATTGGTTACCAGATATTAACCTAGATTATTTTCAAGGAAGAAACAATGGCTTATCACAATCTTTATATGGCTTTCAAGTTGGTATAGCCGTTCCTATCTTATTTTCGGGAACTGTTTCAAAAGTTAAAGTAGCACAATTAGAATTGCAAAGCTGGGAACAACAAAAACAACAGGAAGAACAAAAAATAGAAAAATTCATTAGTGAAAAGAAAGCAGAATTAGCCAAGCATCAAGAAGCGATTAATTATTACAATCAATTTGGAAAAAAATTATCAGAAGAAATCATTAAAGTTGGAACGATGAGTTACAAACAAGGAGAAATAGATTTTTTTCAATACATACAAAGTTTAGAAAACGCAACGGCTATTCAGATTGAATATTTAGAGGCTGTTTTGCAATATAATAAAACCCAATTAGACCTTCAATACCTAAATTTTAATATATAACTCATGAAAAAAATCATATATATACTAGCACTATCAACTTTATTTTATGCTTGTAAAGATGCTAAAGTAGAAGAAAAAGCACCAACAAATCCTAATGACATTACAGTTACTGAAACTCAGTTTAAATCATCAGGAATTGAAATTGGAAGTCCGGTTGAACAAGATTTTGACATCGTTGTAAAAACTTCTGGAAAGATAGATGTGCCACCACAAAATAGAGCAAAAGTAACCGCGTTTATGGGTGGTTATGTAAAAACTACAAAGCTTCTTATTGGTGATAAAGTAACTAAAGGACAAGCACTTTTAACTTTAGAAAGTACTGATTATTTAGATGTTCAAAAAGAATATTTAGATGTTGCGGAACAAATAAACTTTTTAAAATCAGAATACGAACGTCAAAAAGCATTGTATACTGAAAAAATCACTTCACAAAAAAATTATTTGAAAGCTGAAAGTGAATACCGCAGAGCAAAAGGAACGTATCAAAGTCTTAGAGAAAAATTACGCTTATTAAACATCAATCCTTCAAATACAGAAAAAGGAAAGCTAACATCAACTATTACTATTTACGCTCCTATTTCTGGTTCTATTTCAGTAATGAATGCGAATATAGGAATGCTTATGGGACCAACAGATGTGATTTTAGAAATAGTTAATAATAATGATTTACATGTAGAATTATCTGTTTTTGAAAAAGACATATTGAAAATTAAGGAAGGACAAAAAATAAAATTCAAAGTCCCTGAAGCCTCAAAAGAAGTATTTGATGCTGAAGTTCATTTGGTTGGAAATACTATTGAAGGAAACGACAGAACAATCAATGTACATGGTCATTTAGACCAAAATGTAAAACAGCGTTTGATGGCTGGAATGTTTGTTGAAGCCGATATTGTAGTAGATTCCAAAAAAGGTTTAGCAATTCCTACTGACGCTTTACTTACAGAAAACAATAAAAATTTCGTACTTTTATTATTAAATGATAAAAATGGATATTCGTTCAAAAAAGTAGCTGTTACCGTTGGTGAAAAAACAGAAGAATTCATTGAACTTATTCCAAATAACACAATCAATTCTGCCTCAAAAATTGTAACAAAAGGAGTCTTTGATATTGCTAATTAATAGAAAACTATGGATTTAAATAAACTAAAAGGACAATTGCAAACAGAAGTTGATACCGCTTTTTTATACGACAGTATCGCTGCAATTCAATCTGACGAAAATCTTTCTAGAGTCTTACAAAGTTTAGCCGAAATAGAAAAAGGTCATGCGCAGCATATGTTAGAAAAAGTGTTGACTTTTGATTCAAATTATAGTATGCCGCCACCTTCTTCAAGAGCAAAATTGCAATTGAAATTGGGTAAAATTTTCGGATACAGTTCTATTATCAGCAGTTTATCAACTGTAGAAAAACAATTTGCAGTTAATACCATCAAAAATAAAATTGAACATGGCGAAAAATTAACAGGTTTTGAACATAATCATCTTAATATAATTGAAGCCGTAAATAATAATGCAGCGCTTAATGTTTCAGGAGGCTTATTATCTAAATTTGAAAGCCGTCACAAATCAGTAGGAGGAAATGCCTTGCGAGCAGCCGTGTTAGGTTCTAATGATGGATTAGTTTCTAATATGAGTTTAGTTATGGGAGTTGCTGGAGCAGCCGTTTCGAACAACACCATTTTGTTGACTGGAATTGCAGGTCTTTTAGCAGGTGCAATATCGATGGCATTAGGAGAATGGCTTTCGGTACAAAGCTCAAGAGAATTAAATCAGAGACAAATTGATTTGGAAACGGAAGAATTAGAAGCATCGCCAGAAGAAGAAAAAAAAGAATTGGTTTTGCTCTATCAAGCAAAAGGGATGAATGTTATTGAGGCACAAAAATTAGCAGATAAGGCATTCGAAAATCCTGAAACCGCTATTGATGCTATTATAACGGAAGAATTAGGAATTGACAAAGAAGAATTAGGTGGTTCTGCCTGGGAAGCAGCAATTGCATCTTTTGTTCTTTTTGCAATCGGAGCTATTATTCCTTTATATCCGTTTATGTTTTTAGATGGAAATAACGCTATTTTATTAAGTGTAGGCAGCAGTATTGTTGGGCTTTTTGGCATTGGTGCTGCCATTACATTATTAACTGGTAAAAGCATTCTGTTTTCAGGATTCAGACAAGTTGCTTTCGGTTTAGCAGCGGCAGCGGTGACTTACGGAATAGGAACTTTAATTGGAGTTTCTTTGGCAGGATAAATAATTTATTAAACATAAAACATTCCTTTTTTTAACCTTTTAAACAAAAAACATTATGAACGACGCACATTTACACATGGTAGTTAACCATTTTCCAATTATTGGAACAATTTTAGGGCTTGGAATTTTAATTGTTGGTGTACTTTTAAAAAACAATACCGTAAAAAACACTGCTTATTGTCTTTTTATCGTGGCAGCTATTTTTGCAGCATTTAGCATGGGAACTGGCGAAGGTGCTGAAGAAATGGTAGAGGATATGCCTAACATTGGAAAACAAATTATTCACGAACATGAAGAAATGGCTGAGAAGTTAGCATTGGTTTTATATGTATTAGGGATTGTTTCACTTGTCGGATTATATTTGAATGCAAAAAAACATGCTAAAGCAAATTTAGTTTCCTTTTTAGCAATTGTAATAGCAATTATAGGAGTCTTTTTTGCACAACAAACAGGAACTTCTGGAGGTGAAATTCGTCACACCGAAATCAGACCTAATGCTACTAACACAACTGCACCTGCGGGAGTTGAAAAAGCTGGTGAAGAAAAAGAAGATTAGTTTAGAACTATACTTCCATAAAAAAGAGGATATCTACAACAGATATCCTCTTTTTTATTTTACTTATCATTAAAGCTAACTGGCAAATAACAATATCAATAATTGAGCGATAAATATCCTTGCTATGGTAACCATCGGATAAACTGTGGCGTAAGATTGATTAGGAATATCTGAATCTAGGTATTTTGTACTAAATGCTAATGCTGCTGGGTCAGTGTATGCTCCACTCATTATTCCTACTAGCTGATAAAAATTAAGATTAAATACAAATCGGCCTATTAAAACCATAATAATCAACGGAATAAAAGTAATATAACAACCATAATATATCCAAAGCCAGCCATTAAATTTTATGAAATTATCATAAAAAGCAGCCCCTGCATGAATTCCAACTGCGGCGAAGAAAAGACATATTCCTAGATCTTTCATAAAATGAATTGCTCCATTA
Above is a window of Flavobacterium sp. 123 DNA encoding:
- a CDS encoding DUF3570 domain-containing protein, which translates into the protein MKIKTIVFSLFISTIAFAQKDNSSVEFKKRVLESTEVDFLASYYNQDGAHSAVSGGIGSEKLTDVTSNIVVAMPLNNDDVLTVDLGISAYSSASSSNINPFNATGASGGRGDDDRQSQTKAATGPQGTPWQASSGASKSDQLVAVTANYSHSSDSRNFIWNADASFSNEFDYTSMGFGGGIAALFNDKNTELNLKANAYLDQWRPIYPTELHEYGNYGINFLNQGYFSGVTIFNQNGTPTNSYLPSAFQPVSGVNRNSYSASFGLSQVVTKKLQFSIFFDVLQQQGLLSTPYHRIYFADKANYYIGQAQYINNYESTSNVAVYKLADDIERLPDTRFKLPLGARLNYYINERFVLRTYYRFYSDDWNIKSHTASVELPVKVSDKFTIFPMYRYYTQTKSKYYAPYETHLSTEEFYTSDPDLATFNSNQFGFGISYTDIFTEAKIWQLGLKNIDFRFNHYKRSDDLTANIATIGFKFIMQ
- a CDS encoding ATP-binding protein, which codes for MQQLSFKNRIAFNYILTTGLLIFVVFLVIYSIVKFTVYSHINNDIKSEAEKHLTEIEIKGNHIGLIHDEEWMEREHNTVAVNPVFVQFFDLNGLIAEKSPNLKIHTLAFNSKIPDYELFDTELVHKSIRQIQIPIFQNGIKKGYLSVAMSLEDAKMVLHNLSKILMIAYPLILLILFVIARLIAGKSIKPISSIIETSNIITKDNLKSRIPLPQNRDELYTLSQTINNLLDRIENAVEREKQFTSDASHELRTPLTVLKGTLEVLIRKPRTQSEYEDKIVYSIKEVNRLNNLVDQLLLLARFENQKQSLKIEKVYLNALILDSLILYSGKINAKKINVHHSFSKDYIIESDNYLVSTIISNIISNAIKYSNEEGEITIKLTKKEGQTICSISDKGIGIKADDLDKIHHPFYRSNATNHPEIKGNGLGLSIVKRIADLLQIKFEISSNLQKGTTVILRFK
- a CDS encoding VIT1/CCC1 transporter family protein, with amino-acid sequence MDLNKLKGQLQTEVDTAFLYDSIAAIQSDENLSRVLQSLAEIEKGHAQHMLEKVLTFDSNYSMPPPSSRAKLQLKLGKIFGYSSIISSLSTVEKQFAVNTIKNKIEHGEKLTGFEHNHLNIIEAVNNNAALNVSGGLLSKFESRHKSVGGNALRAAVLGSNDGLVSNMSLVMGVAGAAVSNNTILLTGIAGLLAGAISMALGEWLSVQSSRELNQRQIDLETEELEASPEEEKKELVLLYQAKGMNVIEAQKLADKAFENPETAIDAIITEELGIDKEELGGSAWEAAIASFVLFAIGAIIPLYPFMFLDGNNAILLSVGSSIVGLFGIGAAITLLTGKSILFSGFRQVAFGLAAAAVTYGIGTLIGVSLAG
- a CDS encoding efflux RND transporter periplasmic adaptor subunit — its product is MKKIIYILALSTLFYACKDAKVEEKAPTNPNDITVTETQFKSSGIEIGSPVEQDFDIVVKTSGKIDVPPQNRAKVTAFMGGYVKTTKLLIGDKVTKGQALLTLESTDYLDVQKEYLDVAEQINFLKSEYERQKALYTEKITSQKNYLKAESEYRRAKGTYQSLREKLRLLNINPSNTEKGKLTSTITIYAPISGSISVMNANIGMLMGPTDVILEIVNNNDLHVELSVFEKDILKIKEGQKIKFKVPEASKEVFDAEVHLVGNTIEGNDRTINVHGHLDQNVKQRLMAGMFVEADIVVDSKKGLAIPTDALLTENNKNFVLLLLNDKNGYSFKKVAVTVGEKTEEFIELIPNNTINSASKIVTKGVFDIAN
- a CDS encoding CusA/CzcA family heavy metal efflux RND transporter: MLEKIIAFSLKNKLIVLLFTLIVSGFGIFSITQISIGAVPDVTNNQVQVITTSRNLSTQDIEQFITYPVEIEMANLPGVKEIRSISKFGLSVVTIVFEDDLGTYLPRQLIAEKIKAASEKIPQGFGTPEMGPITTGLGEIYQYTLEVKPEFKNLYSVTDLRTLQDWVVKRQLSGIKGVVEINTWGGYLKQYEIAIIPSRLKAMNITMNDVFTGLEKNNSIAGGAYIEKINQSYFIRAEGKVKSIQDIENIVIKNANGLPVYVKNVAQVNFGHANRFGAITGNGEGEKVLGQVMMLKGGNSKQVINDVKARVAEIQKSLPKGVYINGFLERSELVSKTTFTVAENLILGCLIVIFVVILLLGNWRSGLVVASVIPLCLLFAISFMNILGIDANLMSLGAIDFGIIIDGAVIIVEFIAFQIAHKSAHLVNLPKESRQIEIDQITYKSASKMMNSAVFGQLIILIVFIPILSLSGIEGKMFKPMAMTFSFALLGAMLFCFTYVPVVSSLFLKPKAEDPNSLSHKLISKLNAIYLPSIKWALNNTKKVLYGAVGLLIMSIVVFSTMGGEFIPTLDEGDFVIQPVLKTGTSLTKTIGTTTKIEKIILKNFPEVEQVVSRIGAAEVPTDPMSMEESDVIVKLKPKSEWVSATSKDELADKIKTAIETQIPNMDIEFTQPIEMRFNELISGTRSDVAVKIFGEDLNVLAEKAKEIKAAIKNVAGASDIIIEKTEGLPQMAVLYDRSKIARYGLNIADLNEMIALGFAGKTVGNVFEGEKRFDMVIRLDQTNRKDINDLKNLYISTPSGQQIPLSELASIEYTEGPAKISRDNTNRRIVVGINVRNRDLQSVVVDIQKIVDAKIKLPAGYYVKYGGQFENLESAKARLAIAVPIALFLIFVLLYFAFGTIKEALMVYSAIPLSAVGGILFLWIRDLPFSISAGVGFIALFGIAVLNGIVLIEHFKELKHNGMKDMDQLILKGTTDRLRPVLLTAAAAALGFLPMAISSSAGAEVQRPLATVVIGGLFTATLLTMIVLPILYKVFDKKEFKKPKFKIHQNNTYLLLFLLSSTLLFAQNTNTELETLVSKATANNKGLKAAQLQVDKTKANIKSAYTFEKTNVYYSYDQNNLAMNNQPLKVFGAQQRFLFPSIYGAQKKVYSSEYEKEKINFELQKNKLAFGVSNLYYHIVYLQNQEKRYQYLDSLYQNFSKASDRKFELGETNYLEKITAQAKFRKIRTLLLQIRNDKKAQFEMLALLVQTDDKIDIKNSTIEPLSTLSDSTSSLTHKAYLENITKNYKNQLELQKKHWLPDINLDYFQGRNNGLSQSLYGFQVGIAVPILFSGTVSKVKVAQLELQSWEQQKQQEEQKIEKFISEKKAELAKHQEAINYYNQFGKKLSEEIIKVGTMSYKQGEIDFFQYIQSLENATAIQIEYLEAVLQYNKTQLDLQYLNFNI
- a CDS encoding response regulator transcription factor, with translation MKILIVEDEVGIANFLKQGLEEEGYEVLIAHDGKTGYELALSQKLNLILLDWMLPQMTGIDVCQSIRKTDLKTPIIFLTAKDTVQETIEGLKAGANDYIKKPFSFDELLERIKIHFRNENTDTILTLGNIKINISKHQVTVESQEIIFTQREYELLVYLIKNKGKVCTRNQIIEDVWDIHFEYDTGVIDVFMNAIRKKLNLNKDQELIKTIRGVGYIAND